One Zeugodacus cucurbitae isolate PBARC_wt_2022May chromosome 3, idZeuCucr1.2, whole genome shotgun sequence genomic region harbors:
- the LOC105209750 gene encoding cyclin-Y: MGNKNSCCAYASPQSDRKSKEIPPVYEERHHVHSSHHISSSQHQLDGHISASTAAIHHSAGTLDNPHNLQHISEREALEGEDDPSVDPTAATMFLERSKVENGGISRKRSQHQIAQQAANSTGGGLKKSSSCSTIYLDDSTVSQPNLKNTVKCVSLAIYYHIKNRQSDRRLDIFDEKLHPLTHDAVPDDYDSHNPEHRQIYKFVRTLFNAAQLTAECAIITLVYLERLLTYAELDLAPCNWKRMVLGAILLASKVWDDQAVWNVDYCQILKDITVEDMNELERQFLELLQFNINVPSSVYAKYYFDLRTLAEANDLSFPTEPLSKERAQKLEAMSRVMQDKVTAEALKNGIKKWSSMDNISQGGPRRSVAILS, encoded by the exons ATGGGAAACAAAAACTCGTGCTGTGCTTATGCGAGTCCACAATCGGATcgcaaatcaaaagaaattccACCTGTCTATGAGGAGCGTCATCATGTACATAGCAGTCATCACATCTCATCCTCACAACATCAGTTAGATGGTCACATCTCTGCTTCCACGGCGGCTATTCATCACAGTGCTGGCACACTGGACAATCCACACAATTTGCAACACATTTCGGAACGTGAAGCTCTTGAGGGCGAAGACGATCCATCTGTGGACCCCACAGCTGCAACCATGTTTCTCGAACGCTCCAAAGTCGAAAATGGAGGAATTTCTCGAAAACGTTCACAACACCAAATCGCGCAACAAGCTGCGAATTCAACTGGGGGTGGCTTGAAAAAAAGCTCGTCCTGTTCTACTATCTATTTGGATGACAGCACTGTTTCACAACCGAATCTGAAGAATACAGTGAAATGTGTctcactcgcaatttattaccaCATTAAAAATCGACAATCGGATCGTCGGCTGGACATTTTCGATGAGAAACTACACCCATTGACACACGATGCCGTGCCTGACGATTATGATTCGCATAATCCAGAGCATAGACAAATTTACAAGTTCGTGCGCACTTTATTCAACGCAGCTCAATTGACTGCCGAATGCGCCATTATAACACTAGTCTATCTCGAGCGCTTGCTAACCTACGCAGAATTGGATTTGGCACCGTGCAATTGGAAGCGTATGGTGTTGG GTGCCATACTACTCGCCTCCAAAGTTTGGGACGATCAGGCAGTGTGGAATGTGGATTATTGTCAGATATTGAAAGACATTACGGTGGAGGATATGAATGAACTCGAACGTCAATTTCTCGAATTGTTGCAATTCAATATTAATGTACCCTCATCCGTCTACGCCAAATATTACTTTGATTTGCGCACGCTTGCCGAGGCGAACGATTTGTCCTTCCCCACGGAACCACTCTCCAAAGAACGTGCGCAGAAATTGGAAGCCATGTCTCGTGTTATGCAAGATAAAGTAACTGCCGAAGCTTTAAAGAATGGTATAAAGAAGTGGTCTTCAATGGACAACATTAGCCAAGGCGGGCCGCGACGGTCCGTTGCTATACTCTCGTGA
- the LOC105209751 gene encoding homocysteine-responsive endoplasmic reticulum-resident ubiquitin-like domain member 2 protein, translating into MNETAAATTSSTTPSAAAVADSASAAATTKTASTMNSAGSVASASTTTTTTTTTAKATSVKLLIKASNQQYEDQILDIDLLWTVKRLKTHLEMVYPNKPPADEQKLIYSGQLLNDSLLLKDVIRSYKDVYTHNHIIHLVCTPKNALNTNFKQKPKVVPSSSSANMSHSANTGDGLRQRHVAGTAATNAAPQISYQQQYYQQYQQQQQQNLLFPQMNQPLQNLQCPTYDPNNSQNVLPFAIPGQFNIQAMATHQVAMYHWMQQVYSQYMEQYTRMANTTTPSAGIANLATQNLATATAANLPAVGVSPLGFNPFLQQMPFIAPNTAAGAAAAAGANNPVISAATLLSQPARVQPLAQAVPETDGNTAAQAAVGEQPQQAAAQPERQQAVAPRFPNIVQEEQENRDWLDSFFAITRLAIFLTILYFNSSPLRCLVVVIIASSIYLYHIGLLRPRNERNNNNINRNNNAADADQIRRGVRQVQQAAQADERRNPDNDAVAGADEAAVDRPQTAAEAAGAESTAPVAAEAIENNDNNAASVISVLRTFVVTFFTSLLPEPPTL; encoded by the exons atgaacGAAACAGCTGCAGCGACAACTTCGTCCACAACGCCCTCTGCAGCAGCGGTTGCAGATAGTGCCAGTGCGGCAGCGACTACAAAAACTGCATCCACAATGAACTCAGCTGGAAGTGTTGCGTCAGCGtctactactacaacaacaacaacaacaactgcaaaagcAACAAgtgttaaattattaattaaagccTCAAACCAACAGTATGAAGATCAGATCCTCGATATTGACTTGCTATGGACGGTAAAGCGGTTAAAAACACATTTGGAAATGGTATATCCGAATAAACCG CCGGCCGATGAGCAGAAGCTGATATATTCGGGTCAGCTGTTGAATGATAGCTTGCTGTTGAAGGATGTTATACGTAGCTACAAAGACGTTTATACACATAATCACATAATACATTTAGTGTGTACACCGAAAAACGCTTTAAATACGAATTTTAAACAGAAACCGAAAGTTGTCCCATCCTCGTCCTCCGCCAACATGAGTCACAGTGCTAATACCGGCGATGGTTTGCGCCAGCGTCACGTTGCTGGAACCGCTGCTACAAACGCTGCACCACAAATCAGCTATCAGCAACAGTACtatcaacaataccaacaacaacaacagcaaaacctTTTGTTTCCACAAATGAACCAACCATTGCAAAATCTACAGTGTCCCACATACGATCCCAACAACTCGCAAAACGTGTTGCCTTTCGCGATCCCCGGGCAGTTCAATATTCAGGCAATGGCTACGCACCAAGTCGCCATGTACCACTGGATGCAGCAAGTGTATTCACAATATATGGAACAGTATACACGAAT GGCTAATACCACCACACCGTCTGCTGGCATCGCCAATTTAGCTACGCAAAATTTAGCCACAGCCACAGCAGCCAATTTGCCCGCAGTCGGCGTTAGTCCATTGGGCTTTAATCCCTTTCTACAACAGATGCCTTTCATAGCGCCAAACACAGCGGCGGGTGCAGCTGCTGCAGCCGGCGCTAACAATCCTGTGATATCAGCCGCGACCTTGCTGTCGCAACCGGCTCGCGTGCAGCCATTGGCGCAAGCTGTGCCCGAAACGGACGGCAACACGGCGGCGCAGGCGGCTGTGGGCGAGCAACCCCAACAGGCGGCGGCACAACCGGAGCGGCAGCAAGCAGTTGCGCCACGCTTTCCCAATATCGTGCAGGAGGAGCAAGAGAATCGTGACTGGTTGGACAGTTTCTTTGCGATCACACGGCTCGCTATCTTTTTGACAATACTGTACTTTAACTCATCTCCATTACGCTGCCTGGTGGTTGTCATTATTGCTAGTAGTATTTATCT CTACCACATTGGTCTGTTGCGCCCGCGTAACGagcgtaacaacaacaatatcaatcGCAACAATAACGCGGCGGATGCCGACCAAATACGGCGCGGTGTACGACAAGTACAACAAGCTGCACAGGCCGACGAACGGCGCAATCCGGACAATGACGCTGTCGCCGGCGCCGATGAAGCCGCAGTCGATAGGCCACAAACTGCCGCCGAGGCAGCGGGCGCGGAAAGTACAGCGCCAGTGGCTGCAGAAGCCATTGAAAATAACGACAATAATGCCGCATCTGTGATTTCGGTTTTGCGCACTTTTGTGGTGACATTCTTCACTTCGCTGCTGCCCGAACCGCCGACACTTTGA